The Vitis riparia cultivar Riparia Gloire de Montpellier isolate 1030 unplaced genomic scaffold, EGFV_Vit.rip_1.0 scaffold783_pilon_pilon, whole genome shotgun sequence DNA segment TAAACATATACATGTGATACAGGGTGAAAGGACACTGTTATAAAGTGAAAATCTATTAGTAAAATGTACCACCGCAGTAATCCTCCTTCCTACAATTCTTCTCTATAAATTTTCAGGCTAATCTCCTCGCCATATTTGTATCTCCCTTTCCACTTTCTTTCCTATCCCAGAGATTTCTGTCCTTGGCAAAAATCACAAATTCCTTCCATAAAAATGGATCGATATCtctgtttgtttttgttcttgtttCTGACCTTGTTTGTGGAGATGAGAGGGGGCCGAGATGAGTGCATGACATCGAATGGTTGTGGCGACCAGGGTCCACTCATCCAGTTCCCTTTCCGTCTAAAACACCAGCCACACCACTGTGGATATCCGGGATTTGAGTTATCTTGCACTGAGAATAATCAGACCATGCTAGACCTGCCAGTTTCGGTAAAGCTCTTGGTGAAGAAAATAGTTTACAAATCCAGGGAAATCATTGTCCAGGACCCGGATAATTGCCTTGCGAGACAGCTTCGAAACCTCAATTTAGCTGCCTCCCCCTTCCACTTCAAATTTGAACAGgacttcatcttcttcaattgTTCCTCAGACGAAACAGAATCATATGGTTATGATCAGTCCATCCCTTGCCTTTCTATCCCTGGTAACCCAGTTTATGCTGTTGAGTCCTACGAACCTGTCCAATATTTGGACCTATCCTCTTGCCGCAGGCTTTACAACGCTTCAGCTCCAGGTAATCGAGATTATGGGGATTTTATGTTCAATGGAAGTGCATTTTCTTTGAAGTGGTCGAAATCAATATGTGGAAGCTGCCCAGAAGGAGGAAAAATATGCAGACTGAAGAAAGTAATAGCAGGGAACAGAAACTGAATGTATTAAGGTAAAGAGACTCTGCATCTTAATTCCCCATTCATCTTCTTTCATCTTTCATGCTCACCTCATATCCTCTACTATGATTTAATATACAAATGTTccattttggaataaaaaaaaaaccattgtaaAGAATATGAGCTGATAAATTCTGCTGATTGAATTTGCGTTttattgggattttgaaaatctgaaaaaaaaaaaagaagaagaagaagaaaggagaaTAATTTGATTACAAGGGATAAAATAATCTCTAAAtctgaaaaaataatttaaataattagtgaaaataatttttacattttaaaactcCTGTTAGATGAATTTTGGTTAAAGTAATATATTGTTTTCTGCATTCACCTCAAAACATCGAGCTAAACTAATGGATCCAAACTAaggccttttcttttctttctttgaatttttagcGCTCAATAAAATTAAGGGAAATTATTGAACAAAGAGTTAAATGTTTATTTggatttagtttttgaaaattaagaaataaagaaaatgttaaaagttCTTTTATAATGGATTCTTTCCTACCTACTtacaattaatattttctttattttcttcttattttccaAGGACGTGAACCTAAAATACAAAGTAATACAATTGATattcattttctgttttaatGGTTATCCACATAGATGACTTTTCCCTTATACCTAACATGAGAAGTTCGATGTTATGGTCAATCGAATCGCCAAGTATCATCGTACCTACCAATTGGATCACTGTATATAATGGTATAGAATAAGGATAGAGATTTCTTCACATTCCTTTTACAtagagtttcatttttatttttatttttatttttgtcataaaattggATGAATTTGTGTTTAGGGAGTCATGAAGACAATACGGTATTATGAAACATAAACTATGATACATAATAGGGATTAGAAGGGTATGTTTTAATTTCCACTATAAGTTAGGATAGAGTTAGTAGCAGAATTGGTATTGCCTCAAAAATGAACCATAGAATACAAGAAAGGGACCTAAAAAGATAAGGTTGAAGcctagaataaaattaattagattaaAATCATATCACATGAACATGTAATTTAGCATGTTTTTATTAATTCCAAAAGCATAACAAgctaattactttttttttttctaattttttataggtGTATCGAAGAAAATAATTGTGACAGtaatattctatttatacatattttattatagagATAAAGATTCTTATTTGGttattttacctatttatttaaataaaaagtttaagttttcttcttttattatgCAGGTGCAATCTTTGGTTCTTTCTTCTCATGTTAGTAATTGTTGTGGCTTATCGAGTCTATAGCTCAAATAAAGTAGAAAGAGATAATAGAGTAAAGGTTAAAAAGTTTCTAGAAGACTATGAAGCTCTCAACCCTCAAGATACTCCTACGCTGATATTAAAAGGATTACGAGTCAATTCAAAGATAAATTAGGGAAGGAGGATATGGAACAGTGTACAAAGGAAGCTTTCAGATGAAGTTTTGTTGCCGTAAAATCCTTAACAATTCTCAAGGAAATGGGGAAGAGTCATTAATGAAGTAGCAACAATGGGTACAATCCACCATGTTAATATAGTTCGTTTAGTTGGATTTTGTGCTGATAGATTTAAACGAGCTCTAATTTATGAGTACTTACCAAATGAGTCATTGGAGAAGTTCATATTTCAAAAGTTGTCAAGAACTATTCACTTAGTTGGAAGAACTTCAAGAAATTGCTATAGGTATAGCAAAGGAATTGAGTATCTTCATCAAGGTTGTGATCAAAGAATCcttcattttgatatcaaacctCATAATATTTTACTTGACCACAACTTTAATCCAAAGATTTCTGATTTGGTTTAGCCAAATTGTGCTCCAAGGAACAAAGTGCAGTCTCTATGACAATTGTAAGGGAACAATGGGCTATATCGCTCCAGAAGTGTTATCTAGGAATTTGGGAATGTGTCTTATAAGTcagatgtttatagttttggaatgttgttaCTTGAAATGGTTGGAGGAAGGAAGAACATTGATGTTAGTGTGGAGAGTACTAGCCAAGTATATTTCCCAGAATGGATTTATAATCATTTGGATATAGGGGAAGAATTGCATATTCGAATTGAAGAAGAAGGAGATGTTGAGATTGCAAAGAAATTAGCAATTGTGGGACTTTCATGTATTCAGTGGTGTCCAGTCGATCGTCCTTCCATGAAAATTGTGGTTCAAATGTTGGAAGGAGAAGGAGACAAGTTAACCATGCCTCCTAACCCTTTTGCTTCAACAGTTCCAACAAACTTGAGCAAGCCAGGTAGAGTTTTTC contains these protein-coding regions:
- the LOC117910587 gene encoding putative RING-H2 finger protein ATL21A, which codes for MDRYLCLFLFLFLTLFVEMRGGRDECMTSNGCGDQGPLIQFPFRLKHQPHHCGYPGFELSCTENNQTMLDLPVSVKLLVKKIVYKSREIIVQDPDNCLARQLRNLNLAASPFHFKFEQDFIFFNCSSDETESYGYDQSIPCLSIPGNPVYAVESYEPVQYLDLSSCRRLYNASAPGNRDYGDFMFNGSAFSLKWSKSICGSCPEGGKICRLKKVIAGNRN